The Geothrix oryzae DNA window CAGCACTTCAACGGCACGCTGGCCGGCACCTGGACCCTCACCGCGGGTCTGGGCGGCATGGGCGGGGCCCAGCCCCTGTCGGTCACCATGAACGGCGGCGTGGCCCTGTGCATCGAAGTCGACCGGACGCGCATCCAGAAGCGCCTGGACACCCGCTACCTGGACGAATGGACGGATGACCTGGACACCGCCCTGGCCCTGGTCCATCAGTATGTGGACGCCAAGGAGGCCCGCAGCATCGGCCTGCTGGGCAACGCCGCGGAGATCCTGCCCGAGATCCTGAAGCGCGGCTTCCAGCCCCAGCTCGTCACCGATCAGACCTCCGCCCACGACGAATACAACGGCTACATCCCCGCGGGCATGTCGCTCGAGCAGGCGGCCGACATGCGCCAGGCGCAGCCCGAGGCCTATGTGCAGCGCGCCCTGGCCTCCATGCGCACCCATGTGGAAGCCATGGTCGAGTTCCAGCGCCGCGGCTCGGTCGTCTTCGACTACGGCAACAACATCCGCGCCCAGGCCAAGCGGGCGGGCTTCGAGAACGCCTTCGCCTTCCCGGGCTTCGTCCCCGCCTTCATCCGCCCCCTCTTCTGCAAGGGCATCGGCCCCTTCCGCTGGGCCGCGCTCTCGGGCGATCCCGACGACATCGCCGTGACCGACGCCGCCATGATGGAGCTGTTCCCCGAAAATGAGGGCATGATCCGCTGGCTCAAGGCCGCCAAGGAGAAGATCGCCTTCCAGGGGCTGCCCGCCCGCATCTGTTGGATCGGGGCCGGAGAGCGCCATCTCGCGGGTCTCAAGTTCAACGAGCTGGTGAGGACCGGCAAGGTGAAGGCTCCCATCGTCATCGGCCGCGACCACCTGGACAGCGGCAGCGTGGCCAGCCCCAACCGCGAGACCGAGGCCATGAAGGACGGCTCCGATGCCGTCAGCGACTGGCCGCTGCTCAACGCCCTGACCGCCGCCTCCGGCGGCGCCTCCTGGGTGAGTTTCCATCACGGCGGCGGCGTGGGCATGGGCTTCAGCCAGCACAGTGGCGTGGTCATCGTGGCCGACGGCACGGAGCGGGCCGACCGTTGCATCACCCGCGTCCTCTGGAACGACCCCGCCATGGGCGTCTTCCGCCACGCCGACGCCGGCTACGAGAGTGCCCGCGAGCACGCCGAAGCCATCGGCCTCCACATTCCGATGAAGGGCTGAATCATGTCCCGCCCCTGCCCCTGCACCTCCAAGAAGCCCTACGACCATTGCTGCGGCCCCTTCCATGCGGGCAAGGCGGCGCCGGAGACCGCGGAGCTGCTCATGCGCTCCCGCTTCTCGGCCTATGCGCTCGGCAAAGTGGACTATCTCATCGCCACCCGGCCCGAGGCCAAGCGCGCCGAGGAGAACCGCGAGGAACTGGCCCAGTACTGCAAGTCCGTCAGCTGCGTGGGCCTGAAGATCGTCAGCAAGGAGAAGGGCGGCAAGGCCGACGACACCGGCGTCGTCACCTTCCACGCCAGCCTCCAGGCCAACGGCCGCCGCAGCCTCCACATCGAGACCAGCACCTTCGCCCGGGAGAACGGGAAGTGGGTCTATGTGGATGGTTTGGTGAAGGGATAGGGCACCAGCAGCCACCCTTCTACTGAGCGGCGGCCGACGCCTCGTCCCCATCTGGCCAGATCGATGGACCCTCGGCCGATCCCGGCCTGGGATGGCCGGGGCTGTGCCTGTCGTGTTGTTTTTACAATGCGCCGCCCATTTTTTGATACCCTCGGGCCAGGCTCCGAAAACCCTTCCGAGGTCAGGAATGAAGGATGAATCCATTTTCATTCGCCGCGCGGACCACGGGGCCAAAGTCCTGGTGGTCGATGATGACCCTCTGGCGCGGCGGGGCCT harbors:
- a CDS encoding YchJ family protein, translated to MSRPCPCTSKKPYDHCCGPFHAGKAAPETAELLMRSRFSAYALGKVDYLIATRPEAKRAEENREELAQYCKSVSCVGLKIVSKEKGGKADDTGVVTFHASLQANGRRSLHIETSTFARENGKWVYVDGLVKG
- the hutU gene encoding urocanate hydratase → MTTASDAPVVTAPRGTHLHCKGWVQEAALRMLMNNLDPEVAERPEDLVVYGGLGKAARNWDCFHAIVKELKHLNDDETLLVQSGKPVGVVKTHPDAPRVLIANSNLVPKWATWEHFRELDQKGLMMYGQMTAGSWIYIGSQGIVQGTYETFAEAARQHFNGTLAGTWTLTAGLGGMGGAQPLSVTMNGGVALCIEVDRTRIQKRLDTRYLDEWTDDLDTALALVHQYVDAKEARSIGLLGNAAEILPEILKRGFQPQLVTDQTSAHDEYNGYIPAGMSLEQAADMRQAQPEAYVQRALASMRTHVEAMVEFQRRGSVVFDYGNNIRAQAKRAGFENAFAFPGFVPAFIRPLFCKGIGPFRWAALSGDPDDIAVTDAAMMELFPENEGMIRWLKAAKEKIAFQGLPARICWIGAGERHLAGLKFNELVRTGKVKAPIVIGRDHLDSGSVASPNRETEAMKDGSDAVSDWPLLNALTAASGGASWVSFHHGGGVGMGFSQHSGVVIVADGTERADRCITRVLWNDPAMGVFRHADAGYESAREHAEAIGLHIPMKG